The genome window TCGGAGTTCAGCACCTGCAGCATGCGTTCCATATCATCTTCTTCGCCAAACTGCAAAAGGTCTGACTGAGACGGAGCGTTTTGCGCCATCAGTGATTTTGCAACTGAAACGGAAGTGGCGGGAAAAAGAATTACCGTTGATTTGAATTTTTCAGGAATCATAAATGCAACTCCTGCCGATGCAATTGCAGCAAGCACGCAAACGCTGAGGATGGTTTTGCGCCATTTATAAAAAAAAGAAAGCAGGTGAGCGGAGTTAATGTGAGATTTATTTTCGGGAGAAAACATTCAGGGATTTTTCAAAGGGTTGATTAAAAGAGTGGCAAAAATAGAAAAATAAATCATTGCTGTGATTATCGCGCTTCACGGTTTTTTCGTATAGGAAATGCGCGGGTCAACAAGCGCGTAAAGAATATCTGAAACCAGATTGCCGAGCAGCGTGAGCATGGCGGTGAACATCATCACGGAAAAAATTATAGGGTAGTCGCGCGAGTAAAGCGCGTCCAAACTTAATTTGCCCATTCCCGGAATATTAAAAATAGTTTCAATCACAAACGAACCGGAGATTGCCAGCGGAAAAATGCTTCCGAATAAAGTGATGACAGGCAGAAGGGAATTTTTCAGCGCATGTTTCCAGATAACTTTTTTTTCATCCAGTCCTTTCGCTCTTGCCGTTTGAATATAATCCTGCGTGATGTTTTGCAGAATTCCTCCGCGCATCTGCCGCGAAACAAAAGCGAGCGAGCCGTAGGTCCAGCAAAAGAGCGGAAGAAGCAAGCGGTACGTTCCTTCCAGTAATTTATATCCGATGGAAGCGTCCTCGGCAATTGGCGGAGAGCCGGGCGCAGGAAACCACGAAAGAAAATCTCCTCCGCATAAAAAAATCACCAGTAGGGTTGCAATCCAGAAATTCGGAAGTGAATAAAGAAGGAACAGGGTAGTGGTGAGGGTTTTTTCGCTGCGTGTTCCTTTTTTTATTGCCGAGTGAACTCCCAGCGGAATGGCAATGAGATAGGCGAGAAGAATGGAAGTTAAACTGATTCCGAGCGTGCGCGGAAGCGCTTCCCACAGTGATTCGCTCACAGGGCGTTTATCCTGGTACGAAACCCCGAAGTCGCCTGAAAAAAAATTCACAAGCCAGTGATGGTATTGATTGCGCAAACCGTACCAGTGAATTGCAGGAATATATTTCCTGTATGGATTTTTTCCGGAAGAAAGTTTCAGGAAAGCAATTTTCAAATCGTGCACGCTCGCCAGCGGAGCCGTAGAGAATTTTTCAACGAGCAAATTTATTTTTGTTTCATCGTGCTGAAGAAATAATTCATTTATGAGGAAGCGGTAATCCGACAGGGATGAGTAGTTCAATGAATTTTTTTCAGAAGCAAATAAATCCGATTCCACTTTTCTTTCTGCCAGATAAAAAGCAGAAACCGTTGACCAGTTTCCGTATTCATTTGCCAGTCGCTTGAGCGTTGCGCGGTGTTCCGGGTTTGGAATTTTGTAAAGCGTATCAGGAACAGTTGCATCGGTAAGTGAGAAATAAAACAGTGGCAAATCAAATCCGAGTTCGTGACGGAGCGCGATGTATTCTTTTTCTTTTGCCGGTTTTTGCGACTGCATTGCTTCGCTTCCTTCTCCGCGATTCAGTATAATATCAACCGGGTCACCGGGTGCATTCACCGAAATAAAAAATGTGAAAAGAGAAATAGTAATGAGCGTGGGAATAAAAAGTAATAATCTTCTGACAATATATTTCAGCATGGCGGGGTAAAGGTATAAGGTATATGGTATAGGGAAATGAGCGGTTGAAAAAAAATTCCCTTATACCCTATTTCCTTATTTCCTGACTTTGAAACTTTGCTCCCAGTAGCCGGGACGAATGGCAGATGCTTCGGCATTTTCAAACCGCTTGCTGATGGCAATGCGTTCGGTGGGAGCCCAGAGAAAAATCATGGGAACTTCTTCGTGAAAAATTTCCTGCATGCGCTTGTACATCATTGAGCGTTTTTCTTCGTTCAGTTCTTTTCGAACGGCAACGAGCAATGAATCGGCTTCTTTGTTTGAAAAGTTTGCATAGTTGGAACCATCGCCATTGGCACCGTCCGTATGAAAAGTTGATTTCAAATCATCGGGCGGAGGGCCGCTCACCCATAGGCCAATCATCATATCGAAGTCGTGCTTTCGGCAAATGCCCATGTACACTACGAAATCGCGGAGAATAACATTTACTTTTATTCCCACTTTTTTTGCTTCCTCCTGAAATAGGAGCGCAATGGTTTTTCGTTCATCGGTTTCAGAGTTGACATAAAAATCAAGTATAAATTCTGTTCGCTTGCCGTCAATCATTTTGTCGAGCGTTTCGTCTCCGTTTGTATTTTCCCAGCCGGCTTTTTTCAGAAGTTCTTTTGCTTTCTCCGGATTGTAATCATAGGGAACAATGCCCGCATTGTAATATTTTTTCTTGGACGGATGAATGGGCCCGATAACTCTTTCCGCCTGCCCGTATTTTACAGTTTGAATCATTTTATCCACATCCACAAGATGCGCAAGCGCCTGGCGCGTGAGTTTGTCGGATAAAAGTTTGCTCTTGTTGTTAACGCCTATGTATGCATACGCATACATCACGGGCGTGTACGAATTAAAATTCTGCATATACTTTTCTGACTTCGGAAGTTCGGCAAAATCTTTTGACTTGATGGTGCGCATCACATCCAGGTTTCCTGCTTTCAGCGAAACAAGCGCAGTGGACTGATCTTTTATAATCTGAAAAATAATTTTTTCAGGAAACGCTTCAAAGAAACAATTTTCTTTTTCGAGTGCAGCGCCCCACCAGTTTTCTTTTTTTGTGAGCACCACGCGCTCGTTGTTTTTCCAGTCGGAAAATTTATAGGCA of Bacteroidota bacterium contains these proteins:
- a CDS encoding ABC transporter permease, whose translation is MLKYIVRRLLLFIPTLITISLFTFFISVNAPGDPVDIILNRGEGSEAMQSQKPAKEKEYIALRHELGFDLPLFYFSLTDATVPDTLYKIPNPEHRATLKRLANEYGNWSTVSAFYLAERKVESDLFASEKNSLNYSSLSDYRFLINELFLQHDETKINLLVEKFSTAPLASVHDLKIAFLKLSSGKNPYRKYIPAIHWYGLRNQYHHWLVNFFSGDFGVSYQDKRPVSESLWEALPRTLGISLTSILLAYLIAIPLGVHSAIKKGTRSEKTLTTTLFLLYSLPNFWIATLLVIFLCGGDFLSWFPAPGSPPIAEDASIGYKLLEGTYRLLLPLFCWTYGSLAFVSRQMRGGILQNITQDYIQTARAKGLDEKKVIWKHALKNSLLPVITLFGSIFPLAISGSFVIETIFNIPGMGKLSLDALYSRDYPIIFSVMMFTAMLTLLGNLVSDILYALVDPRISYTKKP